One Lampris incognitus isolate fLamInc1 chromosome 14, fLamInc1.hap2, whole genome shotgun sequence DNA window includes the following coding sequences:
- the LOC130124207 gene encoding required for drug-induced death protein 1-like, which produces MSRKKCSTSSAIPEGGGEDVSGGEEGREGKERGSSAGLSAPPPGPQSGASPRGQKVSKEVYFAFLPDKYEPLIEEVGEETAEERRRRKEEKRRKKKEKQKKYRKNVGKALRFGWRCLVAGLQNLAGAYATPLSAVSTLVTQTHQTASNKA; this is translated from the exons atGTCGCGGAAAAAATGCTCAACAAGTTCAGCCATACCCGAGGGTGGAGGGGAGGATGTGTCgggaggagaggaagggagagaggggaaggagaggggaAGCTCCGCCGGCTTAAGCGCTCCTCCACCGGGCCCCCAGAGCGGCGCGTCCCCGCGGGGGCAGAAGGTCTCCAAAGAAGTTTACTTCGCTTTTCTCCCTGACAAATACGAACCGCTTATCGAGGAGGTGGGAGAGGAGACGGCGGAGGAGAGAAGGcgcaggaaagaggagaagaggagaaagaagaaggagaagcaaAAGAAATACAGAAAG AACGTTGGCAAGGCACTGCGGTTCGGCTGGCGATGTCTTGTTGCCGGGTTACAGAATTTAGCGGGGGCTTATGCCACGCCCCTTTCAGCAGTCAGCACGCTAGTGACACAAACCCACCAAACTGCCAGCAACAAAGCATGA
- the LOC130124182 gene encoding midnolin-A-like, translated as MGLVLLELEAGPELASLELEAARQRSPVRPKSPVGAAMSPIRLSVTSTTGSQFDLSVPPEETVEELVTRLSRSLSLPRDRIVLLYKERQLKAGKLLDLGVADESKLKLVPAVEAGFECQTSKTETSMIQSLESLTEAQISDFLSGRLPLTLSLGNGAHVMYVQLQLAVQNVAGLQQQHKHPRTWSDNKVQAGLMNSIRLNHPGSVLTRSSTNTPAYPTPSPSQIFPAVPHSPASSQLSSQRPTTFHLSTATATSSDLSNATPTVCHPQSSTSSHSYPFHSVLTSPSLPSHPPPSNSPSLPASPCSCLSPTCSNPGHQSPAVASTFPEINSLALSPDVLCQEPGAVIESLVNHAPGHFSGTFSGTLAPLSGVNHPRRGIAIILQILNDLLSATCQHQAMTHTLPQRHVPTAGLPVSPDHSDKASPQPPSTQRRKVQDLSKATDLDSHSQQASTEENIALRCKMEELQCLMHQRRLHRRTRCSTQPKQTPHPYQRQRGRSWTSGRQRINKCP; from the exons ATGGGACTGGTATTGCTGGAGCTGGAAGCCGGACCGGAGTTGGCATCACTGGAACTGGAAGCAGcg CGTCAACGCAGCCCCGTCCGTCCCAAGTCTCCGGTCGGTGCGGCGATGTCTCCCATCCGCCTGTCCGTCACCTCCACCACGGGCAGCCAGTTTGACCTGTCTGTCCCGCCGGAGGAGACGGTGGAGGAGCTGGTGACCCGCCTCTCCCGTTCACTCAGCCTGCCCAGAGACCGCATTGTGCTCCTGTACAAGGAGAG GCAGCTGAAAGCAGGGAAACTCTTGGACTTGGGTGTAGCGGATGAGAGTAAACTTAAACTGGTCCCTGCTGTCGAAGCCGGTTTCGAA TGCCAAACATCTAAGACCGAAACATCCATGATACAATCTCTGGAGAGTTTAACAGAAGCTCAG ATCAGCGACTTCCTGTCTGGGCGTTTACCTTTGACCCTTTCCCTGGGAAATGGTGCACATGTGATGTATGTCCAACTCCAGCTGGCTGTCCAGAATGTAGCCGgactgcagcagcagcacaagCATCCAAGGACATGGAGCGATAACAAGGTGCAAGCTGGGCTGATGAATTCGATCCGTTTGAACCACCCTGGATCTGTGTTGACCCGTTCCTCCACCAACACCCCAGCATACCCTACTCCATCCCCCTCTCAAATCTTTCCTGCGGTCCCTCATTCTCCAGCCTCTTCCCAACTAAGCAGCCAAAGGCCCACGACTTTTCACCTCTCGACAGCCACCGCCACCTCGTCCGACTTGTCCAATGCAACCCCTACAGTCTGCCATCCACAGAGTTCAACCTCTTCTCACTCCTATCCATTTCACTCCGTCCTCACATCTCCCTCTCTGCCTTCTCACCCTCCACCTTCCAACTCTCCGAGTCTCCCTGCCTCCCCCTGCAGCTGTCTTAGTCCCACCTGCTCCAATCCTGGACACCAGAGCCCAGCTGTAGCTTCAACCTTCCCAGAG ATTAATAGTCTTGCTTTGTCACCTGATGTGCTGTGCCAGGAGCCAGGAGCAGTCATAGAGAGTTTGGTGAACCACGCTCCGGGACACTTCTCAGGCACCTTCTCAG GTACTCTGGCACCTCTCAGTGGCGTCAACCACCCCCGCCGTGGCATTGCCATTATCCTGCAGATCCTCAATGATCTTCTCAGTGCCACATGTCAACATCAGGCGATGACACACACCCTTCCCCAGCGCCACGTTCCAACAGCAGGCCTCCCAGTCAGCCCAGATCACTCGGACAAAGCGAGCCCGCAACCACCAAGTACCCAGAGAAGGAAGGTTCAGGACCTCAGTAAAGCAACAG ATTTGGACAGCCATAGCCAGCAGGCATCCACAGAGGAGAACATTGCCTTGCGCTGTAAGATGGAGGAACTCCAGTGTTTGATGCACCAGAGGCGTTTGCACAGACGGACACGCTGCAGCACACAGCCCAAGCAAACCCCTCACCCATACCAACGCCAGCGCGGTCGCTCTTGGACCTCTGGACGACAGAGAATCAACAAATGTCCATAA